The Bos javanicus breed banteng chromosome 11, ARS-OSU_banteng_1.0, whole genome shotgun sequence genome includes a window with the following:
- the PRADC1 gene encoding protease-associated domain-containing protein 1 isoform X4, which yields MVPGAAGWCCLVLWLPACVAAHGLRIHDYLYFQVLSPGDIRYIFTATPAKDFGGIFHTRYEQIHLVPAEPSEACGELSNGFFIQDQIALVERGGCSFLSKTRVVQEHGGRAVIISDNAVDNDSFYVEMIQDSTQRTADIPALFLLGRDGYMIRRSLEQHGLPWAIISIPVNVTSIPTFELLQPPWTFW from the exons ATGGTCCCCGGCGCCGCGGGCTGGTGTTGTCTCGTGCTCTGGCTCCCCGCGTGCGTCGCGGCCCACG GCTTACGCATCCATGATTATTTGTACTTTCAAGTGCTGAGTCCTGGGGACATTCGCTACATCTTCACAGCCACGCCTGCCAAGGACTTTGGTGGTATCTTT CACACAAGGTATGAGCAGATTCACCTTGTCCCTGCGGAACCTTCAGAGGCCTGCGGGGAACTCAGCAACGGTTTCTTCATCCAGGACCAGATCGCGCTGGTGGAGAGGGG GGGctgctccttcctgtccaagaCCCGGGTGGTGCAGGAGCACGGCGGGCGGGCAGTGATCATCTCTGACAACGCGGTTGACAATGACAGCTTCTACGTGGAGATGATCCAAGACAGTACCCAGCGCACAGCTGACATCCCCGCCCTCTTCCTGCTCGGCCGAGATGG CTACATGATCCGCCGCTCCCTGGAACAGCATGGGCTGCCTTGGGCCATCATTTCCATCCCAGTCAATGTCACCAGCATCCCCACCTTTGAGCTGCTGCAACCGCCCTGGACCTTCTGGTAG
- the PRADC1 gene encoding protease-associated domain-containing protein 1 isoform X3: MVRYHRVGVARRVRGWASVRATRIVGLRIHDYLYFQVLSPGDIRYIFTATPAKDFGGIFHTRYEQIHLVPAEPSEACGELSNGFFIQDQIALVERGGCSFLSKTRVVQEHGGRAVIISDNAVDNDSFYVEMIQDSTQRTADIPALFLLGRDGYMIRRSLEQHGLPWAIISIPVNVTSIPTFELLQPPWTFW, from the exons ATGGTTCGCTACCATAGAGTCGGCGTGGCTAGAAGGGTCAGAGGCTGGGCCTCGGTGAGAGCTACGAGAATCGTTG GCTTACGCATCCATGATTATTTGTACTTTCAAGTGCTGAGTCCTGGGGACATTCGCTACATCTTCACAGCCACGCCTGCCAAGGACTTTGGTGGTATCTTT CACACAAGGTATGAGCAGATTCACCTTGTCCCTGCGGAACCTTCAGAGGCCTGCGGGGAACTCAGCAACGGTTTCTTCATCCAGGACCAGATCGCGCTGGTGGAGAGGGG GGGctgctccttcctgtccaagaCCCGGGTGGTGCAGGAGCACGGCGGGCGGGCAGTGATCATCTCTGACAACGCGGTTGACAATGACAGCTTCTACGTGGAGATGATCCAAGACAGTACCCAGCGCACAGCTGACATCCCCGCCCTCTTCCTGCTCGGCCGAGATGG CTACATGATCCGCCGCTCCCTGGAACAGCATGGGCTGCCTTGGGCCATCATTTCCATCCCAGTCAATGTCACCAGCATCCCCACCTTTGAGCTGCTGCAACCGCCCTGGACCTTCTGGTAG
- the PRADC1 gene encoding protease-associated domain-containing protein 1 isoform X1 has translation MVRYHRVGVARRVRGWASVRATRIVGLRIHDYLYFQVLSPGDIRYIFTATPAKDFGGIFHTRYEQIHLVPAEPSEACGELSNGFFIQDQIALVERGGCSFLSKTRVVQEHGGRAVIISDNAVDNDSFYVEMIQDSTQRTADIPALFLLGRDGEETEAQRGYKACPGSFRTSAQTANPGSRQPPAQELRKRWFSPRGKASLFCSLVLGIHTGPQRSPALRPEKRLHSRYRRDEG, from the exons ATGGTTCGCTACCATAGAGTCGGCGTGGCTAGAAGGGTCAGAGGCTGGGCCTCGGTGAGAGCTACGAGAATCGTTG GCTTACGCATCCATGATTATTTGTACTTTCAAGTGCTGAGTCCTGGGGACATTCGCTACATCTTCACAGCCACGCCTGCCAAGGACTTTGGTGGTATCTTT CACACAAGGTATGAGCAGATTCACCTTGTCCCTGCGGAACCTTCAGAGGCCTGCGGGGAACTCAGCAACGGTTTCTTCATCCAGGACCAGATCGCGCTGGTGGAGAGGGG GGGctgctccttcctgtccaagaCCCGGGTGGTGCAGGAGCACGGCGGGCGGGCAGTGATCATCTCTGACAACGCGGTTGACAATGACAGCTTCTACGTGGAGATGATCCAAGACAGTACCCAGCGCACAGCTGACATCCCCGCCCTCTTCCTGCTCGGCCGAGATGG ggaggaaactgaggcccagagagggtacAAGGCTTGCCCAGGGTCCTTCAGGACCAGTGCTCAGACTGCTAATCCTGGATCCCGACAGCCTCCTGCTCAAGAACTCAGGAAGCGGTGGTTCAGCCCCCGAGGAAAAGCCTCCTTGTTCTGTAGTCTGGTCCTGGGGATCCACACTGGACCTCAGAGGAGCCCTGCTCTTAGACCTGAGAAACGTTTGCACAGCAGATATAGACGAGACGAGGGATGA
- the PRADC1 gene encoding protease-associated domain-containing protein 1 isoform X2 yields MVPGAAGWCCLVLWLPACVAAHGLRIHDYLYFQVLSPGDIRYIFTATPAKDFGGIFHTRYEQIHLVPAEPSEACGELSNGFFIQDQIALVERGGCSFLSKTRVVQEHGGRAVIISDNAVDNDSFYVEMIQDSTQRTADIPALFLLGRDGEETEAQRGYKACPGSFRTSAQTANPGSRQPPAQELRKRWFSPRGKASLFCSLVLGIHTGPQRSPALRPEKRLHSRYRRDEG; encoded by the exons ATGGTCCCCGGCGCCGCGGGCTGGTGTTGTCTCGTGCTCTGGCTCCCCGCGTGCGTCGCGGCCCACG GCTTACGCATCCATGATTATTTGTACTTTCAAGTGCTGAGTCCTGGGGACATTCGCTACATCTTCACAGCCACGCCTGCCAAGGACTTTGGTGGTATCTTT CACACAAGGTATGAGCAGATTCACCTTGTCCCTGCGGAACCTTCAGAGGCCTGCGGGGAACTCAGCAACGGTTTCTTCATCCAGGACCAGATCGCGCTGGTGGAGAGGGG GGGctgctccttcctgtccaagaCCCGGGTGGTGCAGGAGCACGGCGGGCGGGCAGTGATCATCTCTGACAACGCGGTTGACAATGACAGCTTCTACGTGGAGATGATCCAAGACAGTACCCAGCGCACAGCTGACATCCCCGCCCTCTTCCTGCTCGGCCGAGATGG ggaggaaactgaggcccagagagggtacAAGGCTTGCCCAGGGTCCTTCAGGACCAGTGCTCAGACTGCTAATCCTGGATCCCGACAGCCTCCTGCTCAAGAACTCAGGAAGCGGTGGTTCAGCCCCCGAGGAAAAGCCTCCTTGTTCTGTAGTCTGGTCCTGGGGATCCACACTGGACCTCAGAGGAGCCCTGCTCTTAGACCTGAGAAACGTTTGCACAGCAGATATAGACGAGACGAGGGATGA